From the Paenibacillus sp. MMS20-IR301 genome, the window TGATCAGCACAGTTTGTGCTTCGGTCTCTTCGATTTGAACGTGATCGCCTGTACCCTTAGTTAATTCAAAGGAAGGACCGCGGTCGATAACGCCATCATTATGAATAATCTTTACGCCCACAACGCCGGGAAGCGGGGAATGGAATTTCACAGTAAGCAGCGTAGAGTTAAGGGTTGCGGAACGTCCGGTAATTGGAGTCGTCTGAGTAATTGCCGTCAAACCTTCTTCAGTTTTCTCGACAACATAGTTCTGAACCGCACCATTGATTGTAATTCCGTCACGAACCAGCCAAAGGCCGTCTGTAAATTTCATGTGTGCACTTGCCACCTTTCAATTTGGTGTTTATAGTTGCATTATACCGATAACAAAAAGACAAAACTAATATAATATAGCTTATTTATAACACTATTTTGATGTTTTTTTGCAAAAGGAGGACCCTAATGGACCGCACATCGCAGCGATTGCTGAAAGAAGACCGTGAACACGGGGATGTTATGTTTCCCTTAGCCGCCTACTGGATCGAGCTTCCTGCCGGAGCGCATGTCCTGGACACCCACTGGCATGAGGAAGCGGAGTTCTTCCTGCTGCTTGAAGGGGAGATTCTGTTCCAGGTCGATACGGATTATTTCCCCCTCCGTCCCGGCGAAGCTGTGTTCATTGAATCCGGTGATATCCATGCCGCCTACGTGCTTAGTGAGACGCCGATCCGGTTCTGCGCACTTGTCTTTCACCCCGATCTGCTGGCCAGTGCCCAATATGATATCATTCAGCAGACGGTCATCCTGCCGCTTCAGGAGAAGCGCCAGAGCTTTCCCCGCCACATCACCTCCTCTATCCCCTGGCAAAAAGAGCTGCTCTCGCATCTTGCGCGCATGATGGAAGCCTATGATCATAAAATGCCCGGATTTGAAGCCTTTATGAAAGGAACTTTGCTGATCATGCTCTCGCAGATTGCCCAGCCGGGCCGTTTCGTCAGCCACAGCCAGTCGGAGGGGGCAGATACGACGAAGATCGACCGCCTGAAGAAGGTCATTCTCTATATTCAGGATAACTATCAGGAGCCAATCCGTACCCGTGATTTGTCGGAGCTGATTCCGATGAGCGAAGGCCAGTTCTGCCGGTTCTTCAAAAGCATGACGCGCAAAACCCCGGTAGACTACATCAACTCCTACCGGATCCGCCAGGCTGCCGCCCTGCTGCAGCAGAGTGACCGCAAAATCTCCGATATCGCCATGGATGCCGGCTTCGACAACGTCAGCTACTTCATCAAAGTGTTCCGCAAAGCCATGAACTGCTCCCCCTCTGAATTCCGTAAGGGCGGCGGGACACAAGCCTCCGGGCAGAATCAGCTGTATCCATAAAGTCAGTCTTCATCCGGGCGTATTGCCTGCTTACAGGTTCCCGGATGCGTTTAAGTTACCTGTAAGGCCGGATTATGCCATCCGCCAATCTACTTACAGGAGGCAGACAGCCATGAATCAACATGTTACCATGCCGATTGAGGTACAGGAGTATTACAATGCCGTCAACCAATACCAGCCGGAGGCTTTTATAGAATTGTTCGCAGCCGGTGCCACCGTCAGGGATAATGGACAAGCGATCGAAGGCAAGGAAGCTATACAGGTCTGGGGAGAAGCAGCGCTGTTCTCTGCCAAAGTCCGCTACACCATCATGGAAATAGCAGAAGCCGGAGACACGGTCACTGTAACCGCAGAGATGGAGGGCGAGTTCAACAAGAACCGCGTTCCCGCCCCGCAGCTGTTCAGGCACGAATTCAAGGTACATGCGGGCAAAATCAGCTCGCTGAACATTACGCTCAAGTAAGCAGCTAAGCGGAAGGGGGCCGCAGCCATGCGGCTCTCTTCTTCTGCCGTAAATGTGCTGATCAACCACTTCGCTGCCTGCCTCCCAACTCCCGTACCTATTCAGTCTCCCCCCGCTTCTCCCCTAGCTACCAGCTTGTCTGTCAACTTACCGATCCCACCAAGCTGCTTCTCTCTTCCCTGGTCTCCCGCTTACCTGCTTCTGCACCTGCCTCCCTAACTCCAGCTTCACTACCTGCCGCCTGGCTCCCACGCCGATCCTTGCTCCCAGCTCGCCGCTTACCTGCTCCCGCACCTCCTCTCTAACTTCCTCCCTCACCACCTCTTCCCCTGCTTACTTGCTTATCGCCCAGTGCCACCAGTCCAGCCCATCTGCATACGCGCTTACGGACCCGGGAGCCTTTATTTCCGCCAAAAGACTTCTTTTCACAAGCTAACGGACACCAGCGCCGTTATCAGCCGATTAATCGCGCAATTTGCGCCTGCAGAGTAACAATAAGGTCCGGATGGTCCGTTAAGCCAAAGAAATGAGCGAAATCCGGAAAATAAGGGCGGTACAGTCTGTAAGAAAGCAGAATACAATGGTTACAATGGGCAGAGTGCTAAATCGAGTGAGCGGGTTCCTTGAAAGAATGCAACTGATGCGGTATAGTAACTCGAATTGAATTTTTTCTTCGATCATTATTCCTATTCTTCCAGCAGGGGTGCTCTCTTATGAAAAAAGGCATTATCTATGCCGTCTTGTCCTATCTAGCCTGGGGCTTCCTGCCGCTCTACTGGCGGTTGTTCCAGTCTATGCCCGCCTGGGAGATTCTCGGCCACCGGATCCTCTGGGCCTTTGTATTTGTCGCAGTGATGGTTACGTTATCGCGGCAGTGGAGCCGGCTGAGTGTTATCTTTTCAAGCAGAAAAAGTACGCTGGCGGTTGTCCTCTGTTCAATCTTCATCAGCATGAACTGGCTGCTGTTCATCTGGGCGGTTAATAATAATCATGTACTCGAAACCAGCCTTGGCTACTATATGAATCCGCTCATCAGCGTGTTGTTCGCAGTCGTATTCCTGAAGGAGAGACTGTCGGGCGGACAGTGGCTATCCATTGCGCTGGCCGGCACCGGTGTGGGCATCATGGCCTTCCAGTACGGGCAGGTACCATGGGTGGCGCTTGCGCTGGCGGTCTCCTTCTCCTTATATGGCCTGGCCAAAAAGCTCGCAGGACTCGATGTTCTACTCAGCCTGACCGGTGAAACCCTGATTGCCCTGCCGGTTGCACTGGGTTATCTGATCTACATCCAGTCGCAGGGCTCCGCAACCTTTACTTCACTGTCTCCGCTGCTGATGACCGTGCTGCTCTTCGCCGGAGCCGCCACAGCGCTGCCGTTATTCTGGTTCGCCAAGTCCATGCAGCTGCTGCCGCTCTCCCTGGTCGGGTTCATCCAGTACATCTCGCCGACGACAAGCCTGCTGCTGGCAGTATTTCTGCTGGGTGAGCCTTTCTCGCAAGGAAAGCTGGTCAGCTTCGCGTTCATCTGGTTTGCCCTAATTGTCTATACAGTGGCAAGCCTCCGGAAACCCAAACTTCCTGTAGTCCAAGCTCCGCTAGAGTCCCGGCAGATGAAGACACTGTAAGCTGCTGCCCGGCCCCGTTGTATCTGGTTAATGTGATCTGCACAACGGGCGGGTACAGTTACGTTGGTGTCACCGTTTCCGTATAAAGTACATGCTAACTAATTAAATCGCCTCTTACCAGAATCCGGCGCAATTCAAATCCGGGTCCGGAATACCCGGCGCTGAAAAGGGCAGCATCATAGCCATTACTGGCATGGTGCTGCCTTTTTAATGTGTGGAATACGAAGGAAATCCTCCGAGCCTGTGTGCTTCGTCTCCAGTTCTGGCTCTGGACCTCCTCTAACTCCGCCTCTGCAGCTAGCTCTGCTCCTAGCTCAATAGCTCCCGCTCCCCAACCTTACGGATCACAATAAAGCACGTACTATCCGGCAAAGGCACCGCCTGCCCGCTCTCGTCCATAATGACTACCCGGTCCTGCAGCGCCTCTGTATACCCTTCCTGCAGATAATGGCGGAAGATTTCAATCCGCGCACGGCCGCCAAGCGTCTGATTAATGAACGTTGTATACTCAGTAGGAGTGAAGTAGCCAAATTGCTCCTGGACCTCATGGATATAAGCTTCCTCACCCCAGGTGTAGGTGTACAGAAACTCCATCGCATCATTCACCGGCATGAGCACCTCCTGTGTGCTTAGCTGCTCGACCTGAATGTCCCGTCCGGCAAAATCCTCCGTATACCGCTTCAGCCAGTCCATCCCGTCGGCCTCCAGCAATCTTACCCTCCGCCGCAGCTCAGCCGGCTCCGTCATAATGCCGTCGCGGATAATGATTACTCCGCCATCCGCCAATACCTCGAAGGCGCTGGCCAATGCCGCTGCCACGGTGCTGTGGTTGAACTTCCTCCCGTTCAGCGGCACATAGGAATACAGCTCATGCAGAATCGAGGAGAATATCACCGTATCCACGGTCCCTGCCTCCACGTAATCCTTCAGGTTCAGGGCATCGCCCTGCAGCACCTCCCAGCGGCGGCCTTCGCGCTGCTTGCGCTGCCGCAGCGCTTCGATAACGTTGCTGGAAATGTCGATGCCGACCGGAGCCGCCTCCGGCATCCGCTGCTCGATCAAGTCCAGCAGCACCCCGCCGCCGGGGCCGATATCCAGCACCTTGCGCCCGGTGACATAATCGAGGATGACGGCTTTATAATCTGCCGTATCATTCATCTGGCTTAAGTACGTATCCTCGTTATGGAAGCGGTCGAATGCATCCCGGCGCAGACCGAACAGGTCGAAGAGCAGCAGCACCGCCCGCTCATACAGCGCCGACTTCTCGGCCTCGATGCAGAATTCAATCAGCTTCTCCGCTGCCGGGGAGAACTCAAAGCTGAAGAACAGCGTATCAGGCAGATGCTCCTTGCGCAGCAGCCGGTGCGACAGATGCGGATTGCCGGAAGGCTGCGCCCCGCTGTTGATCTCTGTCCAGTCCAGCTCAGACAGATATTTCTCAATGATCCGTTTCTTGTATACATTGATCTTCTTGCTGCCCTTGTAATCATAGTAGATGCCGTTCATGACCGCCTCGAAGCTGATGTGGCCCAGTCCGGGCAGCTCGGCAGCGCCGCCAGCCAGAACAACCACCTTCAGGAATTGCTCCAGCGAGAAGGTCTGCAGCGCAGATTCTACGTACCAGAAGGTGACCGGCTGTAGTACCTCCAGCCTTGCAGGAGCGAACCCCGCCTCCACGAGGCTGCTCCATTCCGCATCATAAGCTTCACCTCCGGCAATCGCACCGGCCCGCATCCGCCGCAAGCGCTCCTTCATCGGCACTTCAGCCGGCAGCTCACCTGCGCACAGGTCTGCGATCAGCTCCGTCACCTGAGGACGAAGCTCCTGCCACAGCTCGGGGGAGACAGCCGCAATGATGCAGTGATTCAGCGCCAGCAGCAGGCGCTCCAGCTCCTCTGCGGTCAGCAGTCCCTGTTCCACCAGTCCCGGCAGCGGAAGATTAACGGAGGGCGGCACCTCGCCGCGGAGCTGCTGCCCGATCAGACCATGTGTCTCAATCAGACGGTGAACAATCAGCCGCTTATCTGCAGTGATGGCGTCCTCCCCGCCAGACACCGCATAACGCCGGTACAGCTCCGCTGAACCGATGTTATGCACGAAGATATTAATCCCCTCCGCCTGCCAGCCCCGGCGCTGCCGGAGCGTGCCGCCTTTGGCCGTCTCCGACCAGACCAGCGTCTCTTCCACCAGCTCCTTGATCCAGTAGGACAGAGGCAGACGGTCCAGGATAACCAAACTCCGTTCCACATAATCCAGCACCGGATTCTGCTGCTCCAGCTCCCGCAAGGAACCGACCCGTTCCAGATTGACAACCGCCTGCTCCGCCTGAACGATATACTGCAGCCACTGACAGCCTCCAAGGTGGAGCTGTCCTCCTTCACGGTACGCCTCAATAGCCTGCAAAGATTTCAGCATTAGCCTGCCTCCTATGTAATCTCCTATGTAATAACAATCTCTATTCAATAGCCCTGCTGCTGCCTGTTTGAATCAGAGTCCTATGCTGTTCATGCAATAAACCGCAAGCCTCTGAAGCGAGGCCTGCGGTCTGAATATATATTTATATTGTATCGCGATTGTATCCCGGATTGAACCGGATTAAATATAACTCCTATTACCTGCGCCACATTACTTCTGCTGCTGCACCTCATCCATGAACTCCCGGTAATCCTGAACGATCTCTTTGGAACGGGTGTGATGCAGATAATGTCCGCCTTCAAGCGGTACCAGCCTCCCGTGCAGGGAATCCTTCACTTGCCCTTCATGCAGGGTCATCCAGCCCTCAACATCTGTATTATTGTCCTGTACGAAGAGCAGCAGCGGCAGATCCTTAGGGAAAGCCAGCGCCTGCGCCGACGCAAAATTCACCTTGAAATGCTCCATTTCATTCATAGTCGTGTCATTGCTGGAGTTCTTATTCGCAATCAGCCGCATCTGCTCCTTGGTCAGGTCATCAAACGGCAGTCCGGCATAAGGATCTCCGCTCACCTTTTTGATTACCCGCATGAGACCCGACTTATCGAGGAATTTGAACAAGCCAACCGGCTGGTCCTCATCCATTCCGCCTTGGGTGGGGACGCTGCTGTCGATACCGACAAAGGCACTGACCTCATCCTGGTATTGGTTCACATACTCCAGCCCATAGATGCCTGCGATGGAGTGCCCCATTAACGTGTACCGTTGAATTCCGAGCTGCTGCAATGCTTCATGAAGCTCACTCACTATATTCGCATTAGTCCGTTCCTTCTCCGTTCCGTCACTTAGCCCATAACCAAACGGCTCCACCGCCACCACCTTGTAGAATGGGGACAATTCGTCAATAAGCGGTTTAAAATCGAGCGCAGGCGCCCCCGTGCCATAGCCCGGCAACAGCACAATTGTCTCTTCGCCGGTTCCCTGGATCAGCACATTCATCTGCTTGCCGTCTACTGGCACCAGCTGTCCATAAGGCTCTATTTTCCCTTGCTCCGACTTGTTACTTATGATATTTATGGTGAAAACAACGGCCATAAACAGCGCTGCCGCGATAATCACAGCCCCTATTGTTTTCAGCAAAATTCTGATCCCTCTTCTCATCATCCATCCACCCGTCCTCATCTGTATATTGAGCTGGCCTAACGAACCGCTAAGGAAAGCTTACCTGATGAAGATGTACTCCCGGTGACGGCAATATGAACGGAAGATGAACAGCCTGTATGAAAAAAAAGCGGCCCCGCAAGCAGCTAAGCTCAAGCAGAATGCCGCACCATGAAGAAGGTACTCTCTAAGAATATTCCCGGCAACCGCCGTTAACCGGATCAGCCGTCCGGTGCTGTGAGCGGCAGGGTCACGGTGAAGGTGCTGCCCCGGCCAGGCTCACTCTCCACCCTGACGTCGCCATGGTGCAGCAGTACGATCTGTTTGACGATCGCCAGCCCCATGCCGCTGCCGCCAACCTTACGGTTATGGGAGCGGTCCGCCTTGAAGAAGCGCTCGAAGATCCGCTTCTGGTCTTCCGGGGAAATCCCGATCCCGTCATCCGAGATCCTTATAGCCACCTGCTTCAGCTCCTGCTTCATGCTGACACTAATCCTTCCGCCATCCGCGGAGAATTTGATGCTGTTGCCGAGCAGGTTGGTCCACACCTGATTGAGCAGATCATGATCGGCTGTCAGGCGGACCGTCTTGAGCTGCAGGTCGAAGCGGATGCTGCGGGCTGACCATTGCGGCTGAAGGGCGACAATGACCCGCCTGACCTGTTCATCCAGACTAAGCGTACTAAGCTGTAATTGCTGCGTCTGGGATTCCAGCAGACTTAACTTCAGCAGGCTGTCGCTCAGCTTGGACATCCGGTCCGCTTCAGCGATAATAATATCGAGATAACGGCTTCGCTCGCTATCCGGGAGATTCATCTGCTTCAGCGCCAGCGCGTAACCGGAGATCGAGGTCAGCGGCGACTGCACTTCATGCGATACGTTGGATACGAAGTCTCTGCGCAGCTGCTCCAGCTGCTGCAGGTCAATCATCATCTCTTCAAAGCTGCGGGCCAGCGTGCCCAGTTCCCCCTGCTGCTTGATATTCAGCTTTACGTTAAAGTCACCGGCGGCAATCCTCCGGGTAGCTGTGGTCAGCTTTTTGATCGGACGCACTACGAACATCGCCGCTACCAGAATAACAATACTCCCGGTAAGCAGCGAATACACCGAGAAGTTCGTAATCCATTCCAGAACAAAGGCGGAAGAAGGAGGGCCTATCGGCTCAATGAACATCGCCTTCGTTCCGTTGTCCGTAGTTAACGGCAGCCCTAACAGAGTGGTTGAAAGGCCGCTCTTGTTCCCCTGCACTACTGCTCCTGCCAAGACCTGATTGACCTGCTCTGCCGTTATGGTCTCAAGCTGGGCACCGGGAGGTTCACTATAGGACTGATATTGTCCTGCGGCCTCATAAATACGGATGTAATAAGATTGCAGCTGATTCATCCCGCGCACGAAATCATCTGCTTCACTGTCCGGAAACGTATCATAGATCCGCACGATATCCTTGCCGAAGCGCAGCATGGGAATCTGCAGGTTCTCATTTAATTTATCCCGGTACAGCCAGGTGGCCACAAAGAAGGACAGAACCGTTCCCCCGATTACAGAAACCAGGAAAATCAGGACGACGCGCGTATACAGCGATCTGATCATGAGCCGGCCTCAAGCCGGTAGCCCAGCCCGCGGACGGTCTCAATCCGGAAGTCCGGCGTATCCGCGAACCGTTCACGCAGGCGCTTAATATGTACATCGACTGTCCGGTCATCCCCCGCATAATCCAGGCCCCAGATCTGATCAATCAGCTGCTCACGCGTATAGACTTGTCCGGGTGTCCCGGCCAGCTTGTAGAGCAGCTCGAACTCTTTAAGGGGCAGGGCAAACGAAGCTGCACCGCTTGTCACCTTATAAGCTTGCCGGTCCAGGAGAGTACTCCCGATTGTGATCATCTGCGCTGATCCGATTTTATACCGTTTCAGCAGCGCCCTGACCCGTGCAGTCAGCTCCAGCGGATCGAACGGCTTGGTCAAGTAATCGTCGGTGCCCAGCTCGAACCCCTTCACCTTCTCCCAGGTTTCGCCTCTGGCCGTCAGCATCAGAAGCGGAAGATCAGGATTCACTCTTCTTAGCTCCTTACATAAAGCCCAGCCGTCCATTACCGGCATCATAATATCCAGCACAACCAGATCGACAGGCACCGAACCATAGACAGCCAGCGCCTCCTTGCCGTCCGCAGCTTCTGCTGTTAAGAATCCGTCATTGCGCAAAAATAAACAGACGAGTTCGCGGATGTTCGCGTCATCGTCAGCAACAAGTATCGTAGGCATCCGTTCCCTCTTTCCGTATTGTCCAGAATCACCTGCTGTGCGTATATTCTTCAGCTATGCTCCAAACCGCTGCCTGTACCCGCATTTGCGGCACAGCTCTTCCACCGCTTCCCTGCGGGAGAAGCCGTAGAACAGATTATTTGCCCGCTCACCCTCGATAATCTCGGAGAACGGCTGCTCATGAATGTTGCCGAGGTTGATCACCCCTTCGCCATCAAGGCAGCACGGCACTACCGTGCCGTCGACCAGCACCGCCGCCTGGCTGCGCAGCGCGTGGCAGAAGCCCTTGCCGTCATCCTCCGGCTCGTGCAGGGCCGGCCATCTGAACTCGTGGTCCTGGTTCAGATAGACGCGCGGGGCAATCTTTACCCCGCTGCCGGGCACAACCTTCTCTTCGATCCTGTAGTCGAGCCCGAAGGCCTCCTCCAGCAGCGCTAATGTCTCGCGGTTGCGGCTTTTCTCCAGATTCGTCCGGTTGTCCTCAGTCAGATTCCACAGCCGGAACGAGACGATCACCCCTTGCGCGGTAATTTCCCGCACAAACTGGATAATCTCCGCTACATACCCTTCGCGGTTCTCGGAGCCGGCATGGCCGTCGAAGCTGTGCAGCGAGAAGTTCATCTGCCGCAGCGCCGGCTTGCCGAGCAGCTTCGGTCCCGCTTTGTGAATCAGCGTACCGTTCGTCGTGATGTTAACCTTGAAGCCTTTGGCATGCGCCGCATCCAGCAGCTCGCCAAGCTTCGGATGGAGCAGCGGCTCTCCTTTGACATGCAGATAGATATGATTGCTATGCGGTTTGATCTCATCGAGAATCGTATTAAACATATCCAGCTTCATGAAATTCTTCTGCCGCTCCGTCGGCGGACAGAAGCTGCAGGCCAGGTTGCAGACGCTTGTAATCTCGATGTATACCTTTTTGAAAGTCTTCAAGTTCCGCTCCCCTTCTATTTCCCCTTAGATTGAACTTAATATACCTATATGGATTCCGGCTGTAACTACGGTGAAGTTTTGGACTT encodes:
- the rarD gene encoding EamA family transporter RarD, yielding MKKGIIYAVLSYLAWGFLPLYWRLFQSMPAWEILGHRILWAFVFVAVMVTLSRQWSRLSVIFSSRKSTLAVVLCSIFISMNWLLFIWAVNNNHVLETSLGYYMNPLISVLFAVVFLKERLSGGQWLSIALAGTGVGIMAFQYGQVPWVALALAVSFSLYGLAKKLAGLDVLLSLTGETLIALPVALGYLIYIQSQGSATFTSLSPLLMTVLLFAGAATALPLFWFAKSMQLLPLSLVGFIQYISPTTSLLLAVFLLGEPFSQGKLVSFAFIWFALIVYTVASLRKPKLPVVQAPLESRQMKTL
- a CDS encoding HAMP domain-containing sensor histidine kinase, whose product is MIRSLYTRVVLIFLVSVIGGTVLSFFVATWLYRDKLNENLQIPMLRFGKDIVRIYDTFPDSEADDFVRGMNQLQSYYIRIYEAAGQYQSYSEPPGAQLETITAEQVNQVLAGAVVQGNKSGLSTTLLGLPLTTDNGTKAMFIEPIGPPSSAFVLEWITNFSVYSLLTGSIVILVAAMFVVRPIKKLTTATRRIAAGDFNVKLNIKQQGELGTLARSFEEMMIDLQQLEQLRRDFVSNVSHEVQSPLTSISGYALALKQMNLPDSERSRYLDIIIAEADRMSKLSDSLLKLSLLESQTQQLQLSTLSLDEQVRRVIVALQPQWSARSIRFDLQLKTVRLTADHDLLNQVWTNLLGNSIKFSADGGRISVSMKQELKQVAIRISDDGIGISPEDQKRIFERFFKADRSHNRKVGGSGMGLAIVKQIVLLHHGDVRVESEPGRGSTFTVTLPLTAPDG
- a CDS encoding alpha/beta hydrolase, whose amino-acid sequence is MRTGGWMMRRGIRILLKTIGAVIIAAALFMAVVFTINIISNKSEQGKIEPYGQLVPVDGKQMNVLIQGTGEETIVLLPGYGTGAPALDFKPLIDELSPFYKVVAVEPFGYGLSDGTEKERTNANIVSELHEALQQLGIQRYTLMGHSIAGIYGLEYVNQYQDEVSAFVGIDSSVPTQGGMDEDQPVGLFKFLDKSGLMRVIKKVSGDPYAGLPFDDLTKEQMRLIANKNSSNDTTMNEMEHFKVNFASAQALAFPKDLPLLLFVQDNNTDVEGWMTLHEGQVKDSLHGRLVPLEGGHYLHHTRSKEIVQDYREFMDEVQQQK
- a CDS encoding nuclear transport factor 2 family protein, translating into MNQHVTMPIEVQEYYNAVNQYQPEAFIELFAAGATVRDNGQAIEGKEAIQVWGEAALFSAKVRYTIMEIAEAGDTVTVTAEMEGEFNKNRVPAPQLFRHEFKVHAGKISSLNITLK
- a CDS encoding class I SAM-dependent methyltransferase: MLKSLQAIEAYREGGQLHLGGCQWLQYIVQAEQAVVNLERVGSLRELEQQNPVLDYVERSLVILDRLPLSYWIKELVEETLVWSETAKGGTLRQRRGWQAEGINIFVHNIGSAELYRRYAVSGGEDAITADKRLIVHRLIETHGLIGQQLRGEVPPSVNLPLPGLVEQGLLTAEELERLLLALNHCIIAAVSPELWQELRPQVTELIADLCAGELPAEVPMKERLRRMRAGAIAGGEAYDAEWSSLVEAGFAPARLEVLQPVTFWYVESALQTFSLEQFLKVVVLAGGAAELPGLGHISFEAVMNGIYYDYKGSKKINVYKKRIIEKYLSELDWTEINSGAQPSGNPHLSHRLLRKEHLPDTLFFSFEFSPAAEKLIEFCIEAEKSALYERAVLLLFDLFGLRRDAFDRFHNEDTYLSQMNDTADYKAVILDYVTGRKVLDIGPGGGVLLDLIEQRMPEAAPVGIDISSNVIEALRQRKQREGRRWEVLQGDALNLKDYVEAGTVDTVIFSSILHELYSYVPLNGRKFNHSTVAAALASAFEVLADGGVIIIRDGIMTEPAELRRRVRLLEADGMDWLKRYTEDFAGRDIQVEQLSTQEVLMPVNDAMEFLYTYTWGEEAYIHEVQEQFGYFTPTEYTTFINQTLGGRARIEIFRHYLQEGYTEALQDRVVIMDESGQAVPLPDSTCFIVIRKVGERELLS
- a CDS encoding response regulator transcription factor, whose product is MPTILVADDDANIRELVCLFLRNDGFLTAEAADGKEALAVYGSVPVDLVVLDIMMPVMDGWALCKELRRVNPDLPLLMLTARGETWEKVKGFELGTDDYLTKPFDPLELTARVRALLKRYKIGSAQMITIGSTLLDRQAYKVTSGAASFALPLKEFELLYKLAGTPGQVYTREQLIDQIWGLDYAGDDRTVDVHIKRLRERFADTPDFRIETVRGLGYRLEAGS
- a CDS encoding AraC family transcriptional regulator, producing MDRTSQRLLKEDREHGDVMFPLAAYWIELPAGAHVLDTHWHEEAEFFLLLEGEILFQVDTDYFPLRPGEAVFIESGDIHAAYVLSETPIRFCALVFHPDLLASAQYDIIQQTVILPLQEKRQSFPRHITSSIPWQKELLSHLARMMEAYDHKMPGFEAFMKGTLLIMLSQIAQPGRFVSHSQSEGADTTKIDRLKKVILYIQDNYQEPIRTRDLSELIPMSEGQFCRFFKSMTRKTPVDYINSYRIRQAAALLQQSDRKISDIAMDAGFDNVSYFIKVFRKAMNCSPSEFRKGGGTQASGQNQLYP
- a CDS encoding radical SAM/SPASM domain-containing protein, producing MKTFKKVYIEITSVCNLACSFCPPTERQKNFMKLDMFNTILDEIKPHSNHIYLHVKGEPLLHPKLGELLDAAHAKGFKVNITTNGTLIHKAGPKLLGKPALRQMNFSLHSFDGHAGSENREGYVAEIIQFVREITAQGVIVSFRLWNLTEDNRTNLEKSRNRETLALLEEAFGLDYRIEEKVVPGSGVKIAPRVYLNQDHEFRWPALHEPEDDGKGFCHALRSQAAVLVDGTVVPCCLDGEGVINLGNIHEQPFSEIIEGERANNLFYGFSRREAVEELCRKCGYRQRFGA